The following proteins are encoded in a genomic region of Mycolicibacterium rutilum:
- a CDS encoding ScbR family autoregulator-binding transcription factor, giving the protein MVRQARSEATRKRIIISAVQLFTEIGYAAASLGDIIERAEMTKGALYYHFDSKEALATAIIEEGSEMMFGVFNRIRDSSAPAMERIIHGCFLVGDLLRTDMVARSGTHLLRAFGEYNDSAGRIYDRWIDEMSARVLEAMQEGDLRPGLDHRAVGETIVSAMLGAELLSNSTSSGADVLARLARIWEVLLPAVVTDDALGYFRQFLARESMRHTTEATDGDAAG; this is encoded by the coding sequence ATGGTGCGCCAGGCACGGTCAGAGGCGACACGCAAGCGGATCATCATCTCGGCCGTTCAGCTGTTCACCGAGATCGGCTACGCCGCAGCCAGTTTGGGCGACATCATCGAGCGGGCCGAGATGACCAAGGGTGCGCTCTACTACCATTTCGACTCCAAAGAGGCGCTGGCCACCGCGATCATCGAAGAGGGCAGCGAGATGATGTTCGGGGTCTTCAACCGGATCCGCGACTCGTCGGCGCCTGCGATGGAACGCATCATCCACGGCTGCTTCCTGGTGGGCGATCTGCTCCGCACCGACATGGTCGCCCGCAGCGGCACCCATTTGTTGCGCGCCTTCGGCGAATACAACGACTCCGCGGGCCGGATCTACGACCGCTGGATCGACGAGATGTCGGCCCGCGTGCTCGAGGCGATGCAGGAGGGCGACCTCCGGCCGGGACTCGATCACCGGGCGGTCGGCGAAACGATCGTCAGCGCGATGCTGGGCGCCGAACTGCTCTCGAACTCGACCTCGTCGGGTGCCGATGTGCTGGCCCGGCTGGCGCGGATCTGGGAGGTGCTGCTGCCTGCCGTCGTCACCGACGACGCGCTGGGCTACTTCCGGCAGTTCCTGGCGCGCGAGTCCATGCGGCACACGACCGAGGCCACCGACGGTGACGCGGCCGGATAG
- a CDS encoding PAS domain S-box protein — translation MAVLNELPALVVLDRLPVPVLAIAEDGAIVFANSAFADMLGYPAEAVGALKFREIFHTMPADESAVSAMRAHANLIVELTHADGSIVRARMSKSALRRGDDPVALATFQDLTEQLWVEEL, via the coding sequence ATGGCGGTTCTCAACGAACTGCCCGCGCTGGTCGTGCTCGACCGGCTGCCGGTCCCGGTGCTGGCGATCGCGGAAGACGGGGCCATCGTGTTCGCGAACTCCGCCTTTGCCGACATGCTCGGCTATCCCGCCGAAGCGGTCGGGGCGCTGAAGTTCCGCGAGATCTTTCACACCATGCCCGCCGACGAGTCGGCGGTCTCGGCCATGCGCGCGCACGCGAACCTCATCGTTGAACTCACCCATGCCGACGGGTCGATCGTGCGCGCCCGGATGAGCAAGTCGGCGCTGCGCCGCGGCGATGACCCGGTCGCGCTGGCGACCTTCCAGGACCTGACCGAGCAACTCTGGGTCGAGGAACTCTAG
- a CDS encoding acyl-CoA dehydrogenase family protein, whose translation MDFNLSKEQELLRDGLTKFLATRYDLEKSRSAAKSGAGWHPDIWAGFANELGILGAALPEEVGGIGGGPVEVMVIAEALGHALVVEPYVDTVVVAGGLLHRAGGEVASGLLERIVDGTAIVALAATEEASGHDWAQVATTADRDGDGWVLRGAKIVAASAPLATHLLVTARTNNGISLFVVGAHATGLQAHHYRTVDDRRASDLILDGVRVPADALLGEEGGAWPSLAQARDEGAAAVCSEAVGCMRKVVADTVEYAKQRHQFGQPIGSFQALQHRMVDMYMELEQAVSAAYLAVLNLDAEPDVRARAVSAAKATIGRAARFIGQESVQLHGGMGMTEELAIGHYFKRLTALQYEFGPTDYHVARYAELSRA comes from the coding sequence ATGGACTTCAACCTCAGCAAGGAACAGGAACTGCTGCGCGACGGCCTGACCAAGTTCCTGGCCACTCGGTACGACTTGGAGAAGAGCCGGTCCGCGGCGAAGTCGGGAGCCGGGTGGCACCCCGACATCTGGGCGGGCTTCGCCAACGAACTCGGCATCCTCGGCGCGGCCCTGCCCGAGGAGGTCGGCGGCATCGGCGGGGGGCCGGTCGAGGTGATGGTCATCGCCGAGGCGCTCGGCCACGCGCTCGTGGTCGAGCCGTACGTGGACACGGTCGTGGTCGCCGGCGGGTTGCTGCACCGCGCAGGCGGTGAGGTGGCGTCGGGACTACTCGAGCGCATCGTCGACGGCACCGCCATCGTCGCGCTGGCCGCCACCGAGGAAGCCTCCGGACACGACTGGGCGCAGGTCGCCACCACCGCCGACCGCGACGGCGACGGCTGGGTGTTGCGCGGCGCCAAGATCGTCGCGGCGAGCGCGCCGCTGGCCACCCATCTGCTGGTCACCGCCCGCACGAACAACGGGATCTCGTTGTTCGTCGTCGGCGCCCACGCGACGGGCCTGCAGGCGCACCACTACCGCACGGTCGACGACCGGCGCGCGTCCGACCTGATCCTCGACGGTGTGCGGGTGCCTGCCGACGCGCTGCTCGGCGAGGAGGGCGGCGCCTGGCCGTCGCTGGCGCAGGCACGCGACGAGGGGGCGGCGGCGGTGTGCTCCGAGGCCGTCGGATGCATGCGAAAGGTGGTGGCCGACACCGTCGAATACGCCAAACAACGGCATCAGTTCGGTCAGCCGATCGGCAGTTTCCAGGCGCTGCAGCACCGCATGGTGGACATGTACATGGAGCTCGAACAAGCGGTGTCGGCGGCATACCTGGCGGTGCTCAACCTCGACGCCGAACCCGACGTGCGCGCCCGCGCGGTCTCGGCGGCCAAGGCGACGATCGGCCGCGCCGCCCGCTTCATCGGCCAGGAGTCGGTGCAACTGCACGGCGGAATGGGGATGACCGAGGAACTCGCGATCGGGCACTACTTCAAGCGGCTGACCGCACTGCAGTACGAGTTCGGCCCCACCGACTACCACGTCGCGCGCTACGCGGAGCTCAGCCGGGCCTGA
- the purU gene encoding formyltetrahydrofolate deformylase, which produces MVGEYPSAGRGALPVKDVGRLLLRCADRSGLVAAVSAFLADAGANIVSLDQHATEQSGGIFMQRTIFHLPGLTAARDDLEREFAERVAGPFGMDFRLTEAAKPKRVAIMASKEDHCLLDLLWRNRRGELDMSVAMVIANHPDLADQVRPFSVPFIHIPATQDIREEAENRQLDLLRGNVDLVVLARYMQILTPRFIAEVGCPLINIHHSFLPAFIGAAPYRRAKERGVKLVGATAHYVTDDLDEGPIIEQDVVRVDHRHSVEDLVRLGSDVERVVLSRAVLWHCEDRIIRYGNQTVVF; this is translated from the coding sequence GTGGTGGGAGAGTATCCGAGTGCGGGCCGGGGGGCGTTGCCCGTCAAAGACGTCGGCAGATTGCTGCTGCGCTGCGCGGATCGGTCGGGTCTGGTCGCGGCGGTGAGCGCGTTCCTCGCCGACGCGGGGGCCAACATCGTGTCGCTGGATCAGCACGCGACCGAACAGTCCGGCGGCATCTTCATGCAGCGCACGATCTTTCACCTGCCCGGGCTGACCGCCGCCCGCGACGACCTCGAGCGTGAGTTCGCCGAACGGGTGGCCGGGCCGTTCGGCATGGATTTCCGCCTGACCGAGGCGGCCAAACCGAAGCGCGTGGCCATCATGGCGTCGAAAGAGGACCACTGTCTGTTGGATCTGCTGTGGCGCAACCGTCGCGGCGAACTCGACATGTCGGTGGCGATGGTGATCGCGAACCATCCGGACCTCGCCGATCAGGTGCGGCCGTTCTCGGTCCCGTTCATCCACATCCCCGCGACGCAGGACATCCGCGAGGAGGCCGAGAACCGGCAACTGGACCTGCTGCGCGGCAACGTCGACCTGGTGGTGCTGGCGCGCTACATGCAGATCCTGACGCCGCGGTTCATCGCGGAGGTCGGCTGCCCGCTGATCAACATCCACCACTCGTTCCTGCCGGCGTTCATCGGCGCCGCGCCCTATCGGCGGGCGAAGGAGCGCGGCGTCAAATTGGTCGGCGCCACGGCGCATTACGTCACCGACGACCTCGACGAGGGGCCGATCATCGAGCAGGACGTGGTGCGCGTCGACCACCGGCACAGCGTGGAGGATCTGGTCCGCCTCGGTTCCGATGTGGAACGCGTTGTTCTGTCCCGGGCGGTGCTGTGGCACTGTGAGGACCGGATAATCCGATACGGCAACCAGACCGTCGTCTTCTGA
- a CDS encoding Rv1355c family protein — protein sequence MTAGADPSPPCSAVVLATDDPALAALRADPQVGFVDTAPAQRTALRQLRPPPPEDVAAEQIRWAYYPWRRTAVSVLGPRGFRRARLDRNRNLITAAEQDRLRGLTVGVVGLSVGHTIAYTLAAQGLCGGLRLADFDEMDLTNLNRVPASVLDIGINKAVVCARRIAELDPYLPVSVQTSGITEHNVDEFVDGLDILIEECDSLDTKVLVREVARRRGVPVLMTTSDRGLLDVERFDTEPHRPLLHGLIGDVEAAQLRGLSSADKVPHSLRLVDASQVSSRMAASLVEVGETLSTWPQVTSEVALNAAAVAEAVRRIGLGETLPSGRARIDITDVIDRLAAPPVNRTPVPAADEQPEPPATDVHELIADAAARAPSGGNAQPWRIDVRDELVSIELTTDYATTMDVAFRGSAVAVGAAAFNARVAAAAHHLTGAIEFTSGRGDSPLMATLRLADGTDPDLAALYEPMLRRETNRRPSRRAPVPADTVRRLAAAAEAGGATLRVLSGPDELAAAAAVLAAADRIRFLTPRMHAEMFTELRWPGEPSPDTGIDVRSLELAPGDLVMLDILRRPEVMAHLKAWDGGAALGQDLHSRVSNSSGLAVISVDGNELVDYARAGAAAEAVWILAQQYGLAVQPVSPPFLYATEGHELRRASAAFADDLGELQYNFRRLIGAGPTESEALILRFTHAPRASVPSRRRALTRRHRADRIMES from the coding sequence GTGACAGCAGGCGCCGACCCGTCACCTCCCTGCAGCGCGGTGGTGCTCGCCACCGACGATCCGGCCCTGGCCGCGCTGCGCGCCGACCCGCAGGTCGGCTTCGTCGACACCGCACCCGCGCAGCGGACGGCGTTGCGGCAACTGCGTCCGCCGCCACCCGAAGACGTTGCCGCCGAACAGATCCGATGGGCGTACTACCCGTGGCGACGCACCGCGGTCAGCGTGCTCGGCCCCCGGGGCTTCCGGCGTGCTCGGCTCGACCGCAACCGCAACCTCATCACCGCCGCCGAGCAAGACCGGCTCCGCGGGCTGACGGTCGGGGTCGTCGGCTTGAGCGTCGGCCACACCATCGCCTATACCCTTGCCGCACAGGGGTTGTGCGGCGGCCTGCGGTTGGCCGACTTCGACGAGATGGACCTGACCAACCTCAACCGGGTGCCGGCATCCGTTCTGGACATCGGGATCAACAAGGCTGTCGTGTGCGCGAGGCGGATCGCCGAACTGGACCCGTACCTGCCGGTTTCGGTACAGACATCCGGGATCACCGAGCACAACGTCGACGAGTTCGTCGACGGCCTCGACATCCTGATCGAGGAGTGCGATTCGCTCGACACCAAGGTGCTGGTCCGTGAAGTCGCCCGGCGCCGCGGCGTGCCGGTCCTGATGACCACCAGCGACCGCGGCCTGCTCGACGTCGAACGATTCGACACCGAACCGCACCGCCCGCTGCTACACGGGCTCATCGGCGACGTCGAGGCGGCCCAGCTCCGCGGTCTCAGCAGCGCCGACAAGGTGCCGCACTCGCTGCGTCTGGTCGACGCGAGCCAGGTGTCGAGCCGGATGGCGGCCTCGCTCGTCGAAGTGGGCGAGACGCTGTCGACCTGGCCGCAGGTGACGTCGGAGGTGGCGCTCAACGCGGCGGCAGTCGCGGAGGCCGTACGCCGGATCGGGCTCGGCGAGACGCTGCCCTCCGGGCGGGCGCGCATCGACATCACCGACGTCATCGACCGGCTCGCCGCCCCACCGGTCAACCGAACCCCCGTGCCCGCGGCCGACGAGCAGCCGGAGCCACCCGCCACCGATGTACACGAATTGATCGCCGACGCTGCCGCACGGGCGCCTTCCGGCGGCAACGCTCAGCCGTGGCGCATCGACGTGCGCGACGAACTCGTCAGCATCGAGCTCACCACCGACTACGCGACGACGATGGACGTCGCGTTCCGCGGGAGCGCGGTGGCCGTCGGCGCCGCGGCGTTCAACGCCCGCGTCGCCGCCGCCGCGCACCACCTCACCGGCGCGATCGAATTCACCAGCGGCCGTGGTGATTCCCCGCTGATGGCGACCCTGCGCCTCGCGGACGGCACGGACCCCGACCTCGCGGCCCTCTACGAGCCGATGCTGCGGCGGGAGACCAACCGGCGCCCCAGCCGCCGTGCGCCCGTCCCCGCCGACACGGTGCGCCGGCTTGCCGCCGCAGCCGAAGCCGGAGGTGCGACGCTGCGCGTGCTCAGCGGGCCCGATGAGCTCGCGGCGGCGGCGGCCGTGCTGGCGGCCGCCGACCGGATCCGCTTCCTCACCCCGCGGATGCACGCGGAGATGTTCACCGAACTGCGATGGCCGGGCGAGCCGTCCCCGGACACCGGCATCGACGTCCGCAGCCTCGAGCTGGCGCCCGGCGACCTCGTGATGCTCGACATCCTGCGCCGCCCCGAGGTGATGGCGCACCTGAAGGCATGGGACGGTGGTGCCGCCCTGGGCCAAGACCTGCACAGCAGGGTGTCCAACAGCTCGGGTCTGGCGGTGATCTCGGTCGACGGCAACGAACTGGTCGACTACGCCCGCGCCGGTGCGGCCGCCGAAGCGGTGTGGATTCTGGCCCAACAGTACGGGCTTGCGGTACAACCGGTTTCGCCGCCGTTCCTCTACGCCACCGAGGGGCACGAGCTGCGGCGCGCGTCCGCCGCTTTCGCCGACGACCTCGGCGAGCTGCAATACAATTTCCGCAGGCTGATCGGTGCCGGTCCCACCGAGTCTGAGGCGTTGATCCTGAGATTCACCCACGCACCGCGGGCGTCGGTGCCGAGCCGGCGCCGTGCCCTGACCCGGCGACACCGCGCCGACCGCATTATGGAGAGTTGA
- a CDS encoding DMT family transporter — MGSRGWTLFVAMSVIWGIPYLLIKIAVEGVSVPVLVFIRVALGAAVLLPLALSRRTVAMVRSHWPALLAFSFFEIIAAWWLLSDAERHLTSSMTGLLIAASPIIAAVLDRCTGGERLGPKRIAGLAVGIGGVAVLAGPHIGGTTWPIVEVLLVATCYAIAPLIAARRLADVPTLPMTAVCLTFAALVYAAPAVATWPRQMPETRVLVALAVLGVVCTAAAFLLFFALIREVGAPRALVFTYINPAVALLAGVVVLAEPLTVGNVAALALILAGSVLATRRPTSGPPDGDHRHRGPGPKSLPRKRRPAYRRGVVPGSRRSAP, encoded by the coding sequence GTGGGCTCGCGAGGGTGGACGCTGTTCGTCGCGATGAGCGTCATCTGGGGTATCCCCTACCTGCTGATCAAGATCGCCGTCGAGGGTGTGTCCGTCCCGGTGCTGGTGTTCATCCGGGTCGCGCTCGGCGCTGCGGTGCTGCTGCCGCTGGCGTTGTCGCGGCGCACCGTCGCGATGGTGCGGTCGCACTGGCCCGCGCTGCTGGCCTTCTCGTTCTTCGAGATCATCGCGGCGTGGTGGCTGCTGTCGGACGCCGAGCGGCACCTGACCAGTTCGATGACCGGTCTGCTGATCGCCGCCTCACCGATCATCGCGGCAGTGCTCGACCGTTGCACCGGCGGAGAACGGCTGGGCCCCAAGCGAATTGCCGGTCTGGCCGTGGGGATCGGCGGCGTCGCGGTGCTCGCCGGTCCGCACATCGGCGGCACCACATGGCCGATCGTCGAGGTGTTGCTGGTCGCGACGTGCTACGCGATCGCGCCGCTGATCGCCGCGCGCCGACTGGCCGACGTGCCGACGCTGCCGATGACCGCGGTCTGCCTGACGTTCGCCGCGCTGGTGTACGCGGCCCCGGCGGTCGCGACCTGGCCGCGTCAGATGCCGGAGACCCGTGTGCTGGTGGCGCTCGCCGTCCTCGGGGTGGTGTGCACCGCGGCGGCGTTCCTGTTGTTCTTCGCGCTCATCCGCGAGGTCGGCGCCCCGCGCGCGCTGGTGTTCACCTACATCAATCCGGCCGTGGCGCTGCTCGCGGGAGTGGTCGTGCTGGCCGAACCGCTGACGGTCGGCAACGTCGCGGCACTGGCCCTCATCCTCGCGGGCAGCGTGCTGGCGACGCGGCGCCCGACGAGCGGTCCGCCGGACGGGGACCACCGGCATCGCGGGCCGGGACCAAAGTCCCTGCCGCGGAAGCGCCGCCCGGCCTACCGTCGAGGTGTAGTTCCCGGTTCACGAAGGAGTGCGCCATGA
- a CDS encoding acyl-CoA dehydrogenase family protein, translating into MDLKWSAADAEFRDEVRSFLDEKLTPELRRAGRLMTSVYADHEASMQWQQILHERGWAAPAWPVEYGGCDWSLTQHYIFSRESTLAGASSLSPMGIRMVAHALIKFGTDAQKDYFLPGILTGEVFFCQGYSEPEAGSDLAALSMAAVDDGDDLVCTGSKIWTTHAREANWMFALVRTSRTQKKQQGITFVLIDMSSPGIEIRPLVMTSGEEVQNQVFFDEVRVPKKNVLGQIDDGWTVAKYLLEFERGGGASSPALQVMADEIAAVAAEQPAPAGGRLLDDPAFSRKLADARIRTEVLEILEYRVLAAVAEGRNPGAASSMLKVLSTELSQAITELAMEAAGPRGRVYQPHATCPGGPISEFEPPADGYLSGEPWQAVAPLRYFNDRAGSIYAGSNEIQRNILAKAALGL; encoded by the coding sequence ATGGATCTGAAGTGGTCGGCCGCCGACGCCGAGTTCCGCGATGAGGTACGCAGCTTCCTCGACGAGAAGCTGACCCCCGAGTTGCGCCGCGCGGGTCGCCTGATGACCAGCGTGTACGCCGATCACGAGGCGAGCATGCAGTGGCAGCAGATCCTGCACGAGCGCGGGTGGGCCGCGCCGGCCTGGCCGGTCGAGTACGGCGGCTGCGACTGGAGCCTGACCCAGCACTACATCTTCAGCCGCGAGTCGACGCTGGCCGGTGCGTCGTCGCTGTCGCCGATGGGCATCCGGATGGTGGCCCATGCGCTGATCAAATTCGGCACCGACGCCCAGAAGGACTACTTCCTGCCCGGAATCCTGACCGGCGAGGTGTTCTTCTGCCAGGGCTACTCCGAACCCGAAGCGGGTTCGGATCTGGCGGCGCTGTCGATGGCGGCCGTGGACGACGGCGACGACCTGGTGTGTACCGGCAGCAAGATCTGGACGACGCATGCCCGCGAGGCAAATTGGATGTTCGCGCTGGTGCGCACCTCGCGGACGCAGAAGAAACAGCAGGGCATCACGTTCGTCCTGATCGACATGTCCTCACCCGGTATCGAGATCCGGCCGCTGGTGATGACGTCGGGCGAAGAGGTGCAGAACCAGGTCTTCTTCGACGAGGTCCGCGTGCCCAAGAAGAACGTCCTCGGACAGATCGACGACGGCTGGACCGTCGCGAAATACCTGCTCGAGTTCGAGCGCGGTGGCGGTGCCTCGTCACCGGCGCTCCAGGTCATGGCCGACGAGATCGCCGCGGTCGCAGCCGAACAGCCCGCGCCCGCCGGCGGCCGGCTCCTCGACGACCCCGCGTTCTCCCGCAAGCTCGCCGATGCGCGGATCCGCACCGAAGTCCTCGAAATCCTCGAGTACCGCGTGCTCGCCGCGGTCGCCGAGGGCAGGAATCCGGGCGCCGCGTCCTCGATGCTCAAGGTGCTGTCCACCGAATTGAGCCAGGCGATCACCGAACTGGCGATGGAGGCGGCCGGTCCCCGCGGCCGGGTCTACCAGCCGCACGCGACGTGCCCCGGCGGGCCGATCTCGGAGTTCGAGCCGCCGGCGGACGGCTACCTCAGCGGCGAACCATGGCAGGCGGTGGCTCCGCTGCGGTACTTCAACGACCGGGCCGGCTCGATCTACGCCGGCAGCAACGAGATTCAGCGCAACATCCTGGCCAAAGCGGCTCTCGGACTCTGA
- a CDS encoding bifunctional diguanylate cyclase/phosphodiesterase: MPVLENLVTSVATRLMGVNAATAVEVSQAVLADLVEYFGVDVSFLRHNDHRIHASVLIAEWPVRPGIPDPDPLKVVYFADADPVFALCEHQKEPIVFRPEPATDEYQQTIAEGRQIPSTSMACVPLLSGEVTTGVLGFVKFGDRDWTEAELNALKAIASLFAQVQARIAAEDQLRYLAEHDDLTGLCNRRALLAHLDGRLADGRPGPVSVLFFDLDRLKAINDYLGHTAGDWFIRVLAERLRETADGGNLLARLGGDEFVVVPADPMDAEEAERFARRLQTRLHERVAVDGEMLTRTVSIGVAVGVPGRDTTSDVLRRADQAVLTAKSSGGNKVAVFSDDMALESEFRNDIELHLAGDIERGALLLHYQPEVNMRTGEILAAEALVRWEHPTRGLLSPNAFIGVAESINIAGDLGRWVMRAACTEFAGWRSRGVGLDAVLRINVSPVQLVTDGFVESVACIIDEFGLDGGSVCLEITENVVVQDIETTRKTLAGLKQVGVQVAIDDFGTGYSVLSHLKSLPVDTLKIDKGFVRDLGENPGDLAIVRAVIALADAFGLQLVAEGVETPEAAATLLEHGCHRAQGFLLSRPVPGSEMEALLAQGRIPLDLGAPPRL; the protein is encoded by the coding sequence ATGCCCGTCCTGGAGAACCTCGTCACATCCGTCGCCACCCGGCTGATGGGGGTCAACGCGGCCACCGCGGTGGAGGTGAGCCAGGCGGTGCTCGCCGACCTCGTCGAGTACTTCGGCGTCGACGTCAGCTTCCTGCGGCACAACGATCACCGCATCCACGCGTCGGTGCTCATCGCCGAATGGCCGGTCCGCCCCGGCATTCCGGATCCCGATCCGCTGAAGGTCGTGTACTTCGCCGACGCCGATCCGGTGTTCGCGCTGTGCGAGCACCAGAAGGAGCCGATCGTCTTCCGGCCTGAGCCCGCGACCGACGAATACCAGCAGACGATCGCCGAGGGCAGGCAGATCCCGTCGACCTCGATGGCGTGCGTGCCGCTGCTCTCCGGCGAGGTCACCACCGGGGTGCTGGGTTTCGTCAAGTTCGGCGACCGCGACTGGACGGAGGCCGAGCTCAACGCCCTCAAGGCCATCGCGTCGCTGTTCGCGCAGGTGCAGGCCCGGATCGCCGCCGAGGACCAGCTGCGGTACCTGGCCGAACACGACGACCTGACCGGCTTGTGCAACCGGCGCGCGCTGCTGGCCCACCTCGACGGCCGCCTGGCAGACGGCCGGCCCGGTCCGGTCTCGGTGCTGTTCTTCGACCTCGACCGGCTCAAGGCCATCAACGACTACCTCGGCCACACCGCCGGCGACTGGTTCATCCGCGTGCTCGCCGAGCGGCTCCGTGAGACCGCCGACGGCGGCAACCTGCTCGCCCGCCTCGGCGGCGACGAGTTCGTGGTCGTGCCCGCGGACCCGATGGATGCCGAGGAAGCCGAACGGTTCGCGCGGCGCTTGCAGACCCGGCTGCATGAGCGGGTGGCCGTCGACGGCGAGATGCTCACCCGCACCGTCAGCATCGGCGTGGCGGTCGGCGTACCCGGCCGCGACACGACGTCTGACGTCCTGCGGCGCGCCGACCAGGCGGTGCTGACCGCCAAGTCCTCGGGCGGCAACAAGGTCGCGGTCTTCTCCGACGACATGGCGCTGGAGTCGGAGTTCCGCAACGACATCGAGTTGCACCTGGCCGGCGACATCGAGCGCGGCGCCCTGCTGTTGCACTACCAGCCCGAGGTCAACATGCGGACCGGGGAGATCCTCGCGGCCGAGGCGCTGGTCCGCTGGGAACACCCCACCCGGGGTCTGCTGTCGCCGAACGCGTTCATCGGGGTCGCCGAATCCATCAACATCGCAGGCGATCTCGGGCGCTGGGTGATGCGGGCGGCGTGCACCGAGTTCGCCGGCTGGCGTTCGCGCGGGGTCGGCCTGGACGCCGTGCTGCGGATCAACGTCTCACCGGTGCAACTGGTCACCGACGGGTTCGTCGAATCGGTCGCCTGCATCATCGACGAGTTCGGCCTCGACGGCGGATCGGTGTGCCTGGAGATCACCGAGAACGTCGTCGTCCAGGACATCGAGACCACCCGCAAGACGTTGGCGGGCCTCAAACAGGTCGGCGTGCAGGTGGCCATCGACGACTTCGGGACCGGCTACAGCGTGCTGTCCCACCTGAAGTCGTTGCCGGTGGACACCCTCAAGATCGACAAGGGCTTCGTGCGCGACCTCGGCGAGAATCCGGGCGACCTGGCGATCGTGCGCGCCGTCATCGCGCTCGCCGATGCGTTCGGGTTGCAGCTGGTGGCCGAGGGCGTGGAAACGCCGGAGGCCGCGGCGACGCTGCTCGAGCACGGTTGTCACCGCGCGCAGGGTTTCCTGCTGTCGCGGCCGGTTCCCGGGTCCGAGATGGAGGCGCTACTCGCCCAGGGTCGGATACCCCTGGACCTTGGTGCACCGCCACGGCTGTAG
- a CDS encoding TetR/AcrR family transcriptional regulator, which translates to MTEQVDRRSDATRLQILRAASHLFARSPYSRVSLDDILADAAVTKGAMYFHFRSKHALALAIVEQRVYEATTSVQEVLDRKMSGLETLVDLTYLIATDDIGNETARAGLNLLESIGRTDGLQSDVLGQWVHAYTRVIDRAVGEGDVGNGTDPQALGRVLVSMYMGLRQASDLDDPRRFLGDLQAAWTLLLPGLTTADRIPYLTEFIKRRTAVAARTVTPLE; encoded by the coding sequence GTGACCGAACAAGTCGATCGGCGATCGGATGCCACGCGGCTGCAGATCCTGCGGGCCGCCTCGCACCTGTTCGCCCGCAGCCCGTACAGCCGGGTAAGCCTCGACGACATCCTCGCCGACGCCGCGGTCACCAAGGGCGCGATGTACTTTCACTTCCGGTCCAAGCACGCGCTCGCCCTTGCGATCGTCGAGCAGCGCGTCTATGAGGCCACGACCTCGGTGCAGGAGGTCCTCGACCGCAAGATGTCGGGGTTGGAGACCCTCGTCGATCTGACCTATCTGATCGCGACCGACGACATCGGCAACGAGACCGCCCGCGCGGGTCTGAACCTGCTCGAGTCGATCGGTAGGACCGACGGGCTGCAGTCCGATGTCCTCGGCCAGTGGGTGCACGCGTACACCCGGGTGATCGACCGGGCCGTCGGTGAGGGCGACGTCGGCAACGGCACCGACCCGCAGGCGCTCGGCCGGGTCCTGGTGTCCATGTACATGGGTCTGCGCCAGGCCAGCGACCTCGACGACCCTCGACGCTTCCTCGGCGACCTGCAGGCCGCGTGGACGCTGCTGTTGCCCGGACTGACGACCGCCGACCGTATCCCGTACCTGACGGAGTTCATCAAGCGCCGCACCGCGGTCGCCGCGCGCACTGTGACCCCGCTGGAATGA